catccctcccccgcccGCCATTCCACTTCCCCCCCAACCAGCCCAgtctccaccaccacgtccCCACCCCTTGTCGAGagacggagggaggagaagggagaggaggggggtggggtggggtgagagggagagggcggtCATGGGAGGAGCACAAGGAAgtgctgctccccccctcaaTATGGAGAGTCACATGCCTTTGAGGGACAGCGTGTatgggaggaagggggagacgagtttgcacacacacacacacacacccacacattcATGCCGGgtaagagagggaaaatACCACCGAACAACAAACAGGGACGCGAtgagggaaaaagaaaacgcgTGATAGCACACGGGCGTACAACCTCTGCCCAAACTCagccacacagccacacacggATACCCGGCTAGCAACCacaaagaagcgaaaagacagaaaaagaggcgccaTACTGTGCACATTATCATCCCTATCCTTCTGCCCTCTCCGAGAaggggcagggggagggaaaagcgCCAATGAGAAGtgcagagggggagaacaaAGAACAAataaggaaagagaaaacactTGGCCCCCAAGAGATCAGATTCACACAGCGCACCCAAGCAATCGCGAGGCGGGTTACACACAAGGACGCACAAACGAGACGAGAGCAGGGGAGTaggggcaggggggggggtagcaCGAGCCCATATGGGGTTAGTGACCCTCAAGCCCCCAAAGGGGGAAAACCAGCAAGAGAAGTGCCGGGCGAGCACAAATAAAGGTCAGCAGAGCAGTGAGCAAAACCCAGCGACCCCCTTTCACTTGACGatgccctcttcttctcgttttcccttcttcccttcccttttcaCGGTTTTTGTGAGCGGGCTGCATGCACTTCTGCTCCCAAGTGCGTTCTCTTTCGTTGTCTCCAGCTGTCCTCCGCAGCGACGATACCGCCTTCGCATTTCTTTTCTcccagaagagagagagagaggcagcgaggaagCACCCGAATCAAGACGCGCGCAGCCAGAAGAGTcaacgcagcagccgaagcaGAAAGATGAAACATGTCTGTAATAGGGCTGATGCGTGCactgtgtgtatgtgtgtgtgcggggaAAATGACAAtcaaaaaagggaaaagcgaaaaacaacagcaaaggcaAATGGGGCCCAGaaacacatgcacacacaagaagagagagagagagagagagagcgacagagaagTGGCAGCATCGCGGAGAGCGAGATAAACAACAACCATATCAGTGGGGAAAGCAAACGGAAGGCAAAGTAATAATGGTAAGTAGAATGTGTCCacaccgctggtgctggcaaaaagaagaagagggctgtgggtgagtgggtggggggggctGTAGTACTAATGACGATGAGCGAAACCGCCGTCTTTTTGTAataacacacacgcacacagacaacGTGCATCAGCCGACTTCGCGCCCACAAGTATACGCAGAGACAGTCGATATACCAGAAGGTGAAGTGGGCAGATCAACCCGCACTTCCTCCTTCCgagacacacatacatatcGCACATACGTCATGGGCCAGGTGGTGGCCTATGAGGAAAGGCAGGGGATGAGAGGAGGTCCGGGGTCTGCCGGTGGGAAAGAAacgcgtgtgggcgtgcgtggCTGTCTGTACTTCAGGCTGGCCCGTAGACAGTTGGCTGGGTGCTTGCAGCGACAAAGggcacgaaaaaaaaaaacaaataGACCCGAAATGCAAAACATacgaaagaggaaaaggacacagtgcagcgacagcactCTTAGCACCCATACCTACACCCATCACCGTGTGTGCGGGCGAGCAACTGTGAGAGTGAAAGAGGCTACTGGTGCTTCTTGGACTCGCGCGCAGCCAGGCCCTCCGCGCCCTTGATCAGTtcgcggaggcgcagcacgACAGCCGTCACGTACATGACGAGGGCCATGCGCACATTCGCCTGCATCGTCATGCATCCGCGCTTGTCCGTGTAGTTCATGAAGCTGGCGTAGACGGAGAGTGCGCTACAACCGATCCACTCCATCATGTCCAGCGCCACGATCGCGCTGTTCAActtgactgctgctgcggactTGCCATGGGCCTGCGCGGTATCCTGCTGCATGTAGACGAAGTTGCGGGCAGCAGACATGACCATCGTAAGGGTGGCGATCATCGTGAAGCAGCTGGTGCCAATGCTGTAGGTGTGCCAGAAGTAAAGAGCAATGAGCCCCTGGAACCACCAGTGCGAGGGCtgcacgcggcgcacctgcttctctttctgcgctGGAGAGGCGACAATGTAGTCGCGCAGGATCAGGAAGAACGTATCGAGCTGCTCCACTACTTTCACCATCACCGCGGCACTGAGGGCGAAGGCGACGTAGCCCTTGTAGATGCGAGTGTCATCCCAAAGACACATAACCTCAAAGAAGGAGTTTGCCAGGAGGGACTGCGCCATGGCGGGCACCAGCATgcaggagatggcggcgcccGCGATGCTGACGACCAGGTGGTACATGGAGGCAGCAGTGTAGCATGACttgagcgccgccaccatctCCTTGCTGGCGCCGTTCTGCTTCGCCGCGGCATTGGGGGCCAGCGGCTTACGCGCGTTCCACCAGCTCAGAATGCGGTCGCCCTTGCCCACCATGACAAGGTAGAAAGATGCAATGTATCCGACCAAATCAATGTTCTTGAGCAGGTACGCCTGCAGCGGGTAGCCATCGAAGTTGACGATGTAGTCGATGAAGTTGGCCATGACGCTGACgcgtgggagggagagaggaggaagagggctgATAGTGATCTGCTGATGCTAGtaagggaaggggtgggtgggagagagagagcggtgaaCAGATGTTTTGCGTGTCTCCGAGGATATCTTCGACCAAAGAGGGAGACTGAGGTGGGCGAAGGGGCCGGGcagagtgaggagggggaggcaggtgGTGACGTGCGGCGAGAGAGACTCtctgaaagagagggagagagggagagcaaagaagaatGCGGAGTACTCGAGGAaggcgcaacagcagcgcatcacCTTTGTGCGCGGTGCTTCGGTGCACGCGGCGTTGAAAGCGGTGCGTAAAGGAGGGCGCACCACTAGAGGACTCCATCCAGCGTGCCTCTTCCTTCACTCGACGCTCCTCCTTTTACATACGTAGTTTAGCTGCCGAAAAGAGCAAGAGTGGGGAGTCGGAGAGGgttagggggggggggaggagtgtgCATTGCACTAGAGCGCCCGCTCTTTCCGGTAGCTgtcgcgcacgcgcaccatTGCCCAGTTACGAAGACACGCGCCTGGAGGGAGATGAACGCGCCAaggcctcccccctttttctatTTTCTTGCTTTATGGTCtcctttgtgcgtgtggaggTCCCTACACGACACCATTACCATCGGCGTAACATCTTCGCTACTTCGCCGGCTCTTCATGTGCCCAGTCAAACTGTGCGCCTTTTTCTCGCTCACTTCAATGCCTACACGGACACAACGCAGCCCATCCGTGCGCCCTGCTTTGCACCACACGTATACgctggaagagaggaagagacgagACGAGACGAGAAGGGCAGCTTGCGGAGAGTGccagggaagagaaggtgcgtTCAACAGGATGACGGATGCACATGCGAAGGgtggaaaaagagagagagagacatgggGCAGGCGTGAGGGGAACACGTTCAcgctggagaggaggacgaccaaacaaacaaacaaaaaaagacaaGACCAAAACGTACCGCAGACGAGCGCAGGACTCCCGCTAAACAGCTGAAGTACCCGCCACCATCACAGGCGCACTTACCCACTTACACAAAAGGTGCGCAGATGAAGCTGAGGCACACGGATAATCATtgatgaggaggaagagaagatgaGGACAACATGAAGGCAAGGTAGGGTGAATTTTCGGGGGGCGTCACCCAGGCGGACCTGAAGCACGCAGGTGCACTGCGCATTGTGAGTGCCCCCTCTTAGCAAAGAAATGATCCATAGGCAACGAGGAAGCCAGAGACAGATAGTCGatgagagcgagcgagcgagacatGCAAGCGTCTAttgcagcacctcgacgtGGTGTTGCATCCATGCATGCAtgtacacatacacgccttcctcttcttccaccGTTCGTTTCCTTTTGctctccgtgtgcgtgtgtgtgtgtcgactTCTGAGGCATCCcctcgaccaccaccaccaccagcaccaccaccatctcAGCTTCTACGCTTAGTTGTCTTCAGAATCTATCATGTAGATCCAGAAGAGGTTTACATAAGGGACGAAAATaaaagcaacaacaacacaaacaAACCAGTCGAAAaagacacacatacacacacggacAAATCAGTCCTGCTGTTCTGATCCCCATCAAACATGATCGTTCTTCTCACTCCATGAGGCCGCACACCTTCCTTCGCTTTGTCCGTCCGCACATCGTCTTTTAAAGCCTGTTTTCCCTAAAggcgtcgctctctctccctccctcataAGCCCACCTGTAGAGGCACACACCAGCAGTGCTGTTAGTCGCcaagggggagtgagggtggaggaagaggaagaacagAGCATGGCGTGAAACTAGGAGAAAGCGGCAAAGACAGAAGGAATACAAGAACGCTGGGCATGACTGGTAGAAGAGCAAGTGCAAgtgcaagagaaagagagagagacaagtgAGGAAATAAACAAGCTAACAAGAATGCTTTGAATATCAGACTGCGCTGCGATGTGCTTACGCGGCCTTCCTCGACGGAGCGGTGCGGAGCGCCTCGCCAGCCGGTGCCTTGCGTGGCAGCACGTACCCCTTCACAAACATCTCTGAGAAGAGGTAAAAATTGAAGATGTAGATCACCAGCTGCGTGCGGGCGGTTGAGATGGACGTGCCGCTGCAGGTTCTGGTAT
Above is a genomic segment from Leishmania panamensis strain MHOM/PA/94/PSC-1 chromosome 14 sequence containing:
- a CDS encoding fatty acid elongase, putative (TriTrypDB/GeneDB-style sysID: LpmP.14.0630); the encoded protein is MANFIDYIVNFDGYPLQAYLLKNIDLVGYIASFYLVMVGKGDRILSWWNARKPLAPNAAAKQNGASKEMVAALKSCYTAASMYHLVVSIAGAAISCMLVPAMAQSLLANSFFEVMCLWDDTRIYKGYVAFALSAAVMVKVVEQLDTFFLILRDYIVASPAQKEKQVRRVQPSHWWFQGLIALYFWHTYSIGTSCFTMIATLTMVMSAARNFVYMQQDTAQAHGKSAAAVKLNSAIVALDMMEWIGCSALSVYASFMNYTDKRGCMTMQANVRMALVMYVTAVVLRLRELIKGAEGLAARESKKHQ